A window of the Streptomyces sp. JB150 genome harbors these coding sequences:
- a CDS encoding HNH endonuclease gives MRDTLVLNASFEPLSTVTLNRAVVLVLQDKAVVEQAHPELRMRGAAVDIPAPRVIRLCRYVRVPFRRQAPWSRRGVLVRDRHRCAYCGRRATTVDHVVPRSQGGGDTWLNTVASCAEDNHRKANRTPQEAGMPLLFEPFEPTPADAMLLALAREEFEALPEWLSVDAA, from the coding sequence ATGCGGGACACGCTGGTGCTGAACGCGAGCTTCGAGCCGTTGTCTACGGTGACGCTGAACCGAGCCGTCGTTCTGGTGCTGCAGGACAAGGCCGTCGTCGAGCAGGCCCACCCCGAACTGCGGATGCGGGGAGCCGCGGTGGACATACCGGCGCCTCGGGTGATCAGGCTGTGCAGGTACGTACGGGTGCCGTTCCGAAGACAAGCGCCGTGGTCGCGGCGGGGGGTGCTGGTGCGGGACCGGCACCGGTGCGCGTACTGCGGCCGGCGGGCGACGACCGTGGACCACGTGGTGCCGCGGTCGCAGGGGGGCGGGGACACGTGGCTGAACACGGTGGCCTCGTGCGCGGAGGACAACCACCGCAAGGCGAACCGGACTCCGCAGGAGGCGGGGATGCCGTTGCTCTTCGAGCCGTTCGAGCCGACTCCCGCGGACGCGATGCTGCTGGCGCTGGCGCGGGAGGAGTTCGAGGCGCTGCCGGAGTGGCTCTCCGTGGATGCCGCGTAG
- a CDS encoding SPFH domain-containing protein, whose amino-acid sequence MEPIIIVLIILVVLVFIALIKTIQVIPQASAAIVERFGRYTRTLNAGLNIVVPFIDTIRNRIDLREQVVPFPPQPVITQDNLVVNIDTVIYYQVTDARAATYEVASYIQAIEQLTVTTLRNIIGGMDLERTLTSREEINAALRGVLDEATGKWGIRVNRVELKAIEPPTSIQDSMEKQMRADRDKRAAILQAEGVRQSEILRAEGEKQSQILRAEGEAKAAALRAEGEAQAVRTVFEAIHAGDPDQKLLSYQYLQMLPKIAEGDANKLWIVPSEIGDALKGLSGAMGNFGGMGGGSGNGGANGTPGNPPAERREKPTLD is encoded by the coding sequence ATGGAACCGATCATCATCGTCTTGATCATTCTGGTGGTGCTGGTCTTCATCGCCCTGATCAAGACGATCCAAGTCATCCCACAGGCCAGCGCCGCCATCGTCGAGCGCTTCGGCCGCTACACACGGACCCTCAACGCGGGCCTGAACATCGTCGTGCCGTTCATCGACACCATCCGCAACCGCATCGACCTGCGCGAACAGGTCGTGCCGTTCCCGCCGCAGCCGGTGATCACCCAGGACAACCTGGTCGTCAACATCGACACCGTCATCTACTACCAGGTCACCGACGCCCGCGCCGCGACCTACGAGGTCGCCAGCTACATCCAGGCGATCGAGCAGCTGACGGTCACCACGCTGCGCAACATCATCGGCGGCATGGACCTGGAGCGGACCCTCACCTCTCGCGAGGAGATCAACGCCGCACTGCGCGGCGTCCTCGACGAGGCCACCGGCAAGTGGGGCATCCGCGTCAACCGCGTGGAACTGAAGGCCATCGAGCCGCCCACCTCCATCCAGGACTCGATGGAGAAGCAGATGCGCGCCGACCGCGACAAGCGCGCCGCGATCCTCCAGGCCGAGGGTGTCCGTCAGTCCGAGATCCTGCGCGCCGAGGGCGAGAAGCAGTCCCAGATCCTGCGCGCCGAGGGTGAGGCCAAGGCCGCCGCCCTGCGCGCCGAGGGCGAGGCCCAGGCCGTGCGTACGGTCTTCGAGGCCATCCACGCCGGCGACCCGGACCAGAAGCTGCTCTCCTACCAGTACCTCCAGATGCTCCCGAAGATCGCCGAGGGCGACGCCAACAAGCTCTGGATCGTCCCCAGCGAGATCGGCGACGCCCTCAAGGGCCTCTCCGGCGCCATGGGCAACTTCGGCGGCATGGGCGGCGGCTCAGGCAACGGCGGAGCCAACGGCACCCCCGGCAACCCGCCGGCGGAACGCCGCGAGAAGCCGACCCTCGACTGA
- a CDS encoding NfeD family protein: MNDIDAWVWWLVGAAALGIPLVVTAMPELGMLAVGAVAGAIAAALGGDVVVQVLVFVAVSVALLAVVRPIATRHRSQRPQLVTGVEALKGRQALVLERVDGSGGRVKLAGEIWSARALDTDRSYEVGQQVDVVDIEGATAIVI, from the coding sequence GTGAACGACATCGACGCCTGGGTGTGGTGGCTCGTCGGCGCGGCCGCGCTCGGAATCCCGCTCGTGGTCACCGCCATGCCGGAACTCGGGATGCTCGCGGTGGGCGCCGTCGCCGGCGCGATCGCCGCCGCCCTCGGCGGCGACGTCGTGGTGCAGGTCCTCGTCTTCGTCGCGGTCTCCGTCGCCCTCCTGGCCGTCGTACGGCCCATCGCGACCCGGCACCGCTCCCAGCGGCCCCAACTCGTCACCGGCGTCGAGGCCTTGAAGGGCAGACAGGCCCTCGTCCTGGAACGCGTCGACGGCTCCGGCGGACGCGTCAAGCTCGCCGGTGAGATCTGGTCGGCCCGGGCCCTCGACACCGACCGCAGCTACGAGGTCGGCCAGCAGGTCGACGTGGTGGACATCGAGGGCGCCACGGCGATCGTCATCTGA
- a CDS encoding ABC transporter ATP-binding protein has product MSDVLELQDVSVVREGRALVDQVSWSVKEGERWVILGPNGAGKTTLLNLASTYLYPSSGTTTILGETLGRPGTDVFELRPRIGMAGIAMTEKLPKRQTVLQTVLTAAYGMTATWHEDYEEIDEQRARAFLDRLGMSDYLDRRFGTLSEGERKRTLIARALMTDPELLLLDEPAAGLDLGGREDLVRRLGRLARDPIAPSMLMVTHHVEEIPPGFTHVLMIRQGKVLAAGPLELELTSRNLSLCFGLPLVVEQVGDRWTAQGLPLG; this is encoded by the coding sequence ATGAGCGATGTTCTGGAGCTTCAGGACGTATCCGTGGTCCGCGAGGGCCGGGCTCTGGTGGACCAGGTCTCCTGGTCGGTCAAGGAGGGCGAGCGCTGGGTCATCCTGGGCCCGAACGGCGCCGGCAAGACCACCCTCCTCAACCTCGCTTCCACCTACCTCTACCCCAGCTCGGGCACCACCACCATCCTCGGCGAGACCCTCGGCCGCCCCGGCACCGACGTCTTCGAACTGCGCCCGCGCATCGGCATGGCCGGCATCGCCATGACCGAGAAGCTCCCCAAGCGCCAGACGGTCCTGCAGACGGTCCTCACCGCCGCCTACGGCATGACCGCCACCTGGCACGAGGACTATGAGGAGATCGACGAGCAGCGCGCCCGCGCCTTCCTCGACCGCCTCGGCATGAGCGACTACCTGGACCGCAGGTTCGGCACCCTCTCCGAGGGCGAGCGCAAGCGCACCCTCATCGCCCGCGCCCTGATGACCGACCCCGAACTGCTCCTGCTCGACGAGCCCGCCGCCGGCCTGGACCTCGGCGGCCGTGAGGACCTCGTCCGCCGCCTCGGCCGCCTCGCCCGCGACCCGATCGCCCCGTCGATGCTCATGGTCACCCACCACGTCGAGGAGATCCCCCCGGGCTTCACCCACGTCCTCATGATCCGCCAGGGCAAGGTCCTCGCCGCGGGCCCGCTCGAGCTGGAACTCACCTCCCGCAACCTCTCCCTCTGCTTCGGCCTCCCGCTCGTCGTCGAGCAGGTCGGCGACCGCTGGACCGCCCAGGGCCTGCCGCTCGGCTGA